A portion of the Corticium candelabrum chromosome 5, ooCorCand1.1, whole genome shotgun sequence genome contains these proteins:
- the LOC134179524 gene encoding MAPK/MAK/MRK overlapping kinase-like, whose translation MQNYRIIGKKGEGTFSTVLKCQNIKDGSYYACKRMKQSFKSQAEVNNLREIQAMRKLMPHPNIVQLIETIYDRRTGTLALVCELLDCNIYDFIRGRKHYLPETQVKRLIYQLCKALEFMHRKGIFHRDVKPENILLKGEVVKLADFGSCRSIYSKPPYTEYISTRWYRAPECLLTDGYYSYKMDVWSVGCVLFEVLSLHPFFPGTNELDQIARIHDTFGTPSPDLLSKFKKSRALDFNFPRRIGTGISQRLAPCKTSKDGIKYINECCIYDPDERMSAKQALRHSYFKDLWDLEHNAAAAAAADEHTGDKFGVLSRGTPAEPSAKTQQYRKAFKRRRKPRLREDAEFLPTAVPTIHQSRHSHLPTLVPASSMMLPQIVKAKQSKPQHRNPHDSMFGYPSQFPAIHKRGAGGGGLS comes from the exons ATGCAGA ACTACCGTATTATCGGGAAGAAAGGAGAAGGCACTTTCTCTACTGTGTTGAAATGTCAGAACATTAAGGATGGTTCGTACTACGCTTGCAAGCGCATGAAGCAGAGCTTCAAGAG CCAAGCAGAAGTGAACAATCTAAGAGAGATACAAGCGATGCGCAAGCTCATGCCGCATCCAAACATTGTACAACTTATAGAAACAATCTA tGATCGTCGTACGGGCACTTTGGCTTTGGTGTGTGAACTGCTGGACTGTAATATTTATGATTTTATTCGTGGAAGGAAACATTACTTGCCAGAGACGCAAGTAAAGCGTCTCATCTATCAATTGTGCAAAGCCCTGGAGTTCATGCACAG GAAAGGAATATTTCACCGTGATGTAAAACCAGAGAACATTCTTCTCAAG GGTGAAGTCGTCAAGTTGGCTGATTTTGGTTCATGTCGCAGTATTTACTCCAAACCTCCATACACAGAATACATATCAACTAGATG GTACAGAGCACCTGAATGTCTTCTAACAGATGGCTATTATTCTTATAAAATGGATGTTTGGAGTGTGGGATGCGTTTTGTTCGAAGTTCTCAG CTTACACCCTTTTTTTCCTGGAACAAATGAATTGGATCAAATTGCAAGAATACATGATACATTTGGTACCCCATCACCTGACCTATTGTCTAAATTCAAAAA GTCCCGTGCATTGGATTTTAATTTTCCAAGAAGAATTGGTACCGGAATTAGTCAACGGTTAGCTCCTTGTAAGACATCCAAGGATGGCATTAAATACATCAATGAATGTTGTATTTATGATCCAGATGAAAG AATGAGTGCCAAGCAAGCACTTAGACATTCATACTTCAAGGACTTGTG GGATTTAGAACAtaatgctgctgctgctgccgctgcagATGAACATACAGGAGACAAATTTGGTGTTTTGTCGAGAGGAACACCAGCAGAGCCCAGTGCTAAAACACAACAGTACAGAAAAGCCTTCAAGCGGAGAAGGAAACCACGACTTAGGGAAGATGCT GAATTTCTACCAACTGCTGTTCCTACTATTCACCAGTCAAGACACAGTCACCTACCAACCCTTGTTCCTGCCAGCAGCATGATGTTACCACAAATTGTGAAAGCAAAGCAATCCAAg CCACAGCACAGAAACCCTCATGATTCAATGTTTGGTTACCCCAGTCAATTTCCAGCAATACACAAACGAGGAGCAGGTGGTGGAGGATTGTCATAG
- the LOC134179523 gene encoding gephyrin-like: MRCGILTVSDRCSSGETEDESGENLENLLKSSTLKPKEVVRHCVSDDKPAIQDALRYFCDELKLELVLTTGGTGFSPRDVTPEATRPMLEKECPGLVIAMLSKSLNVTPLAMLSRPVAGIRNNTLIINFPGSKKASQECLLFVIPSLPHAMDLLSGFPVNHHHPVQLGASHEEHTDLPHSFGCQHHHPSDRKGKASQTSSRKHFTASSHTDESRIAWRPRHSSYPLTPVSQAMSVILANAQTLQTIASTNLHDALGFVLNGDVFSCDPFPPFRASIKDGYAVIASDGVGERDVIAPITAGEQSDVVVKSGSVTCITTGAAVPEGADAVVQVEDTELVESSEDGRVETKVRICRVPTTGQDIRPVGFDISVGEQILAAGDKLGPSELGLLATVGITEVKVYKKPVVAVLSTGDELVSPGGRLSGSQIYDSNRTILLSLLKQEGFPAIDFGISPDTRSDLVDKLTDAMKQADILVTSGGVSMGEKDLLKTVLIEDLSAHVHFGRVFMKPGKPTTFATATIEGKQKLIFSLPGNPVSANVTFSMFVLPALRKVSGYVNPHLTTIKAKLGFDCFLDPRPEYQRVILKYESDNDLPTAMSTGSQCSSRMLSMRNANALLTLPPQTDEITQLARGTIVDAMVIGHI, from the exons ATGCGTTGTGGAATACTAACGG TGAGTGACCGCTGCTCTAGCGGTGAAACTGAAGACGAGAGTGGCGAAAACTTGGAAAATCTATTGAAAAGCAGCAC ATTGAAACCAAAGGAAGTTGTTCGTCATTGTGTCTCAGATGACAAGCCTGCAATTCAG GATGCTTTGCGATACTTTTGTGATGAGCTGAAATTGGAACTTGTTCTGACAACTGGTGGAACTGGATTTTCACCTCGGGATGTTACTCCAGAG GCCACTCGTCCAATGTTGGAGAAGGAATGTCCTGGTTTGGTTATTGCAATGCTGTCTAAATCTCTGAATGTCACACCACTTGCGATGCTTTCCAGACCAGTTGCAGGCATTAGGAACAACACTCTTATCATTAACTTTCCTGGCAGCAAGAAGGCATCTCAGGagtgtttgttatttgttattCCATCATTGCCTCATGCAATGG ATTTACTAAGTGGTTTTCCAGTCAACCATCATCATCCAGTCCAACTGGGTGCAAGTCATGAAGAGCATACTGATTTGCCTCATTCATTTGGTTGCCAACATCATCATCCTTCTGACAGGAAGGGAAAAGCATCACAAACATCAAGTAGAAAACATTTCACTGCTAGTT CACACACTGATGAATCTCGCATTGCTTGGCGTCCTCGTCATTCTTCCTATCCTCTTACACCGGTATCTCAAGCTATGAGTGTCATTCTGGCGAATGCTCAAACACTACAAACGATAGCATCGACAAACCTGCATG ATGCACTTGGTTTTGTTTTAAATGGAGATGTGTTTAGCTGTGATCCATTTCCTCCATTCAGAGCATCTATAAAAGATGGCTATGCAGTCATTG CATCAGATGGAGTGGGGGAAAGGGATGTAATAGCTCCTATAACAGCAGGAGAACAG AGTGATGTTGTTGTAAAGAGTGGAAGTGTTACATGCATTACCACTGGAGCTGCTGTGCCAGAAGGTGCTGATGCTGTTGTACAAGTGGAAGATACAGAACTAGTAGAAAGTAGTGAAGAT GGTCGAGTTGAAACTAAGGTGAGAATATGTCGTGTACCGACAACAGGTCAAGACATTCG TCCAGTAGGGTTTGACATCAGTGTTGGTGAACAAATTCTCGCTGCTGGCGACAAACTGGGACCTTCAGAGTTGGGTCTTCTTGCAACTGTTGGGATCACAGAG GTAAAAGTTTATAAGAAAccagttgttgctgttttatCTACTGGAGATGAG CTTGTCAGTCCAGGTGGGCGTCTGTCTGGAAGTCAAATCTATGACAGCAACAGGACCATTCTTCTGTCATTACTCAAACAAGAGGGATTTCCAGCTATTGACTTCGGCATCTCACCAGACACTCGTAGTGATTTGGTTGACAAACTGACTGATGCAATGAAGCAAGCTGATATTTTAGTAACAAGCGGAGGCGTGTCTATGGGAGAGAAAGATTTGCTGAAGACCGTATTAATAGAGGATCTGTCTGCTCATGTTCATTTTGGACGGGTGTTTATGAAGCCAGG AAAACCAACTACATTTGCTACAGCTACAATAGAAGGGAAACAGAAACTTATATTCTCTCTTCCTG GCAACCCTGTGTCGGCAAATGTGACATTCTCTATGTTTGTATTGCCTGCTCTTCGTAAAGTATCTGGATATGTCAATCCACACTTGACGACAATCAAAGCAAAA TTGGGGTTTGATTGCTTTCTTGATCCACGTCCTGAATATCAACGAGTTATTCTCAAATACGAGTCAGATAATGATTTACCAACTGCCATGTCAACTGGAAGTCAGTGTTCAAGTCGAatgctgagcatgcgcaatgcAAATGCTTTGCTCACCCTTCCACCCCAAACAGATGAGATAACACAGTTAGCACGTGGAACAATAGTGGATGCAATGGTAATAGGACACATTTAG
- the LOC134180211 gene encoding 8-oxo-dGDP phosphatase NUDT18-like: MDKIKAEVCSALAGKASNREIFGGVRCDERPSLLRYNVTYIVAAVLVRESDDGKDHEILMMQEAKASCRGLWYLPAGRLEDNETLVDGVKREVLEETGLLFEPNAMLVVESQWLQWLRFTFTGYPLGGKLKTESDSDKESLQAQWISWKQLTSTEWQNQLRAPDIMPLIRQTLQWHKEDKEKKIYIVPSLVPLTHCFVKIVLVEKIAKDSTSSFRVYVGHSSSPSIPLVCASRIDSLVSVCREGLKSFGYKRSIRIVGLCGVEHDGSMTKHVKSDGLCLTVLVISDDSEAKAQTDSDRNCWVEFDDKPTCQLIERLMLPNGSISICH; this comes from the exons ATGGATAAGATCAAGGCAGAAGTGTGCTCTGCGTTGGCAGGAAAAGCTTCAAACAGAGAAATCTTCGGAG GTGTGCGTTGTGATGAACGGCCTAGTTTGTTGCGCTACAACGTTACTTATATTGTAGCCGCAGTTTTGGTTCGTGAAAGTGATGATGGCAAAGATCATGAAATTTTAATGATGCAAGAAGCCAAAGCATCCTGCAGAGGACTTTGGTATTTACCAGCAGGGAGACTAGAAGACAATGAAACTCTT GTTGATGGAGTCAAGCGTGAGGTTCTAGAGGAAACTGGTTTACTGTTTGAACCAAATGCTATGCTTGTAGTAGAAAGTCAGTGGCTGCAGTGGCTACGTTTTACATTTACTGGCTATCCACTAGGTGGGAAACTGAAAACAGAAAGTGATTCTGACAAGGAGTCACTGCAGGCTCAGTGGATTTCATGGAAACAGCTTACATCAACGGAGTGGCAAAATCAACTTCGGGCACCTGATATAATGCCACTTATAAGGCAGACTCTTCAATGGCACAAGGAAgataaagaaaagaaaatttaTATCGTACCTTCTCTTGTACCTCTGACTCATTGCTTTGTGAAGATAGTTCTTGTAGAAAAAATTGCAAAGGACAGTACAAGCAG TTTCCGTGTGTATGTTGGCCATTCCTCGTCACCATCGATTCCTTTGGTTTGTGCTTCAAGAATTGATTCTCTTGTTTCAGTATGCAGGGAAGGCCTCAAG AGTTTTGGTTACAAGAGAAGCATCAGAATAGTTGGACTGTGTGGAGTAGAACACGATGGATCAATGACCAAACATGTCAAGAGTGATGGATTGTGTCTTACAGTTCTTGTGATATCAGATGATTCTGAAGCAAAAGCACAAACTGACAGTGACAGAAACTGTTGGGTAGAATTTGACGACAAACCAACTTGTCAACTTATTGAACGTTTGATGCTGCCAAACGGATCTATCTCCATTTGCCATTAG